A region of Helicobacter sp. 12S02232-10 DNA encodes the following proteins:
- a CDS encoding phosphatase PAP2 family protein, which translates to MSFKKISLLIGIGCLLFFLFLFELFSVILKTSWIDKFDIFWIGCIRGETTPEWGSILSFLTHLGSVEFVILMTLLIGVIFLYKKKFVFGLWFVSTIAISCILLKLLKEWVRRPRPDIDGWLIHASGFSYPSGHSVASSIFYGLLALFFIAVFQKLYAKIIFGILCLLFILFMMYARVYLGVHFPSDVLGGFLLGNSLAFFSMGFYFLFFKKI; encoded by the coding sequence GTGAGTTTTAAAAAAATTTCTTTATTAATTGGAATTGGCTGTTTGTTATTCTTCTTGTTTTTGTTTGAACTTTTTTCCGTAATTTTAAAAACTTCTTGGATTGATAAATTTGATATATTTTGGATTGGATGCATTAGGGGTGAAACAACACCTGAGTGGGGTTCTATTCTATCATTTTTGACACATTTGGGTTCGGTTGAATTCGTAATTTTGATGACCCTACTCATTGGGGTAATATTTTTATACAAGAAGAAATTTGTTTTTGGTCTGTGGTTTGTGAGTACTATTGCGATAAGTTGCATTTTGCTCAAACTTTTAAAAGAATGGGTCAGACGTCCTCGTCCTGATATTGATGGCTGGCTTATCCACGCTTCTGGATTTAGCTATCCAAGCGGTCATTCTGTTGCTTCGAGTATTTTTTATGGTTTGCTCGCATTATTTTTTATCGCAGTTTTTCAAAAATTATATGCAAAGATTATTTTTGGAATTTTATGTCTTTTGTTTATTTTATTTATGATGTATGCTCGGGTTTATTTGGGGGTTCATTTTCCTTCAGATGTTCTTGGAGGTTTTTTGTTGGGGAACTCTTTAGCATTTTTTTCGATGGGATTTTATTTTTTATTTTTTAAAAAAATCTAA
- the exbB gene encoding TonB-system energizer ExbB codes for MEFLKLHIDHIVFAVLGLMSFLAVWLTIERILFYWKIDISKYEDLDLLDVDLTKNLTTLYIIYSNAPYIGLLGTVVGIMITFYDMGLSGGMDAKSIMVGLSLALKATAMGLLVAIPVLMIYNALLRKADVLSNRYKALKK; via the coding sequence ATGGAGTTTCTTAAGTTACATATTGATCACATTGTATTTGCGGTTTTAGGGCTAATGAGTTTTTTAGCTGTTTGGCTAACAATAGAACGAATTCTTTTTTATTGGAAAATTGACATTAGTAAATATGAGGATCTTGATTTGCTTGATGTTGATTTGACAAAAAATCTTACGACGCTTTATATTATCTATTCAAATGCCCCTTATATAGGTCTTCTTGGAACTGTAGTTGGTATTATGATTACTTTCTATGATATGGGGTTAAGTGGTGGAATGGATGCAAAATCAATCATGGTAGGGCTTTCTTTGGCGTTAAAAGCAACGGCAATGGGTTTGCTTGTGGCTATTCCTGTGCTGATGATTTATAATGCTTTGTTGAGAAAAGCAGATGTGCTTTCAAATCGTTATAAGGCTTTGAAAAAATGA
- the fliG gene encoding flagellar motor switch protein FliG yields the protein MATKLTSKQRAQYDELSMAEKIAILLIQVGEETTSEVFRHLDIESITEISKQIMQLNGTDKAIGGAVLEEFYAIFQSNQYINNGGLDYARELLNKTLGPEEAKKVLDRLAKSMQSAKNFSYLMKVRPQQLADFIVNEHPQTIALILAHMDSSSAAETLGYFQDDMRAEISIRMANLGDISPNVVKRVSTVLENKLESLTSYKVEVGGPRAVAEMFNRLGQKAAKATITYIEQIDEQLANEIKEMMFTFEDIAKLDKNAIREILKIADKKDLILALKSSPDDLKQKFLDNMSTRASEQFVEEMQFLGAVKVKDVESAQRKIVEVVQSLSEQGLIQIGEEEDVVE from the coding sequence ATGGCTACAAAACTTACTTCTAAGCAAAGGGCACAATACGATGAACTTTCGATGGCTGAAAAAATTGCAATTTTGCTCATTCAAGTTGGCGAAGAAACTACGAGTGAAGTCTTTCGACATTTAGACATAGAAAGCATTACTGAAATCAGTAAGCAAATAATGCAGCTTAATGGTACTGATAAGGCGATTGGTGGAGCTGTTCTTGAAGAATTTTATGCAATTTTTCAATCCAATCAATATATCAACAATGGCGGGTTGGATTATGCAAGAGAGCTTTTAAACAAAACTTTGGGTCCAGAAGAAGCTAAAAAGGTTTTAGACAGACTTGCCAAGAGTATGCAGTCTGCAAAAAATTTCTCTTATTTAATGAAAGTCAGGCCCCAGCAACTTGCTGATTTTATTGTCAATGAACATCCCCAGACGATTGCACTTATTTTGGCTCATATGGATTCTTCTAGCGCAGCAGAAACATTGGGATATTTTCAAGATGATATGCGTGCAGAAATTTCTATCAGGATGGCAAATCTTGGAGATATTTCGCCTAATGTAGTTAAGAGAGTTTCAACCGTTTTGGAAAATAAACTTGAATCTCTCACTAGCTATAAAGTTGAAGTCGGAGGACCTAGAGCGGTAGCTGAAATGTTTAATCGTTTGGGACAAAAAGCCGCCAAGGCTACCATCACTTATATTGAGCAGATTGATGAGCAACTTGCTAATGAAATCAAAGAAATGATGTTTACTTTTGAAGATATTGCAAAACTTGATAAAAATGCCATCAGAGAAATCCTTAAAATCGCTGATAAAAAAGATTTGATACTTGCACTTAAATCTTCTCCTGATGATCTGAAACAGAAATTTTTAGATAATATGAGTACGCGCGCTAGCGAGCAGTTTGTTGAAGAAATGCAGTTTTTAGGTGCAGTCAAAGTTAAAGATGTAGAAAGTGCACAAAGAAAAATAGTCGAAGTAGTTCAATCTCTTTCTGAACAAGGATTGATACAAATTGGAGAGGAGGAGGACGTTGTTGAGTAA
- a CDS encoding energy transducer TonB: MKILLFLRKQIDSPSKIGFLIAVLIYAGAFALVFGSFNSTELKQDGTNTVTMSLASINTSAMHKAHSTSAPKPKPKPKPKPKPKPKPNKKSLKPVKKEPEVKPEEDVKETTQQDSKDNEKQESSNTTSEGAQAEALAYNEGVSDEFLTKIQMAINKKNKYPRIARIRGLEGEVLVEFILNVDGTMQGLKIIQSTAGDILNSNALKAVLSASKDFPLPKQKVRIKIPIAYTLKS, encoded by the coding sequence ATGAAAATTTTGCTATTTCTACGAAAACAAATTGATTCTCCGAGTAAGATCGGATTTTTAATTGCCGTTTTGATTTATGCCGGTGCGTTTGCATTGGTTTTTGGCTCATTTAATAGTACTGAGCTCAAGCAAGATGGCACCAACACAGTAACGATGAGTTTGGCAAGTATCAATACTTCAGCAATGCACAAGGCTCATTCTACATCTGCTCCCAAACCCAAACCTAAACCTAAACCTAAACCTAAACCAAAGCCTAAGCCAAATAAGAAAAGTCTCAAACCTGTTAAAAAAGAGCCTGAAGTTAAACCAGAAGAAGATGTCAAAGAAACCACACAACAAGATTCTAAGGACAATGAAAAACAAGAATCTTCAAATACGACTTCAGAAGGTGCTCAAGCTGAAGCATTGGCTTATAACGAAGGAGTGAGTGATGAATTCTTGACAAAAATTCAGATGGCTATCAATAAGAAAAATAAATACCCTAGAATTGCTAGGATCAGAGGATTAGAAGGAGAGGTTCTTGTAGAGTTCATATTGAATGTTGATGGTACAATGCAAGGACTCAAAATTATTCAGAGTACAGCTGGAGATATTTTAAATAGTAATGCTCTCAAGGCAGTTTTAAGTGCTTCTAAAGATTTTCCTTTACCCAAACAAAAAGTCAGGATTAAAATTCCTATTGCCTATACTTTAAAGTCTTGA
- the hisC gene encoding histidinol-phosphate transaminase, producing the protein MKFNRELDELVVYEAGKPIELVVREFGIKPIDIIKLGSNENPYGCSPKVSAIISENSKMASFYPDDSMFELKERLAKRYNLQSNNIIIGSGSDQVIEFCIRAKCTKGSKVLMAKTTFAMYEIYARQIGAEIIKTPSHSHEILEFKQLYSQHKPDIVFLCLPNNPLGECLDKSDVFEFISQTDPDTLIIIDGAYQEFAKAKDKSKAIDPKELLERFENVIYLGTFSKAYGLGGMRVGYGLASNEIIEALHKIRPPFNIGVLSLLAAIEALKDEDFVETCIKYTFEEMLRYESFAYAHGITFIPSWTNFITYILDDKFSGTQVADWLLRRGVIVRNLKSYGINAIRITIGTEKQNDRVFELMKEFLQ; encoded by the coding sequence ATGAAGTTTAATCGCGAATTAGATGAGTTGGTTGTTTATGAGGCAGGAAAGCCGATTGAACTTGTAGTGAGGGAATTTGGAATCAAGCCAATTGATATCATCAAATTGGGAAGCAATGAAAATCCTTACGGATGTTCGCCAAAAGTCAGTGCTATTATTTCTGAAAATTCAAAAATGGCAAGTTTTTATCCTGATGATTCGATGTTTGAGCTTAAAGAAAGATTGGCCAAAAGATACAACTTGCAATCAAATAATATTATTATCGGATCAGGAAGTGATCAAGTCATTGAGTTTTGCATTCGAGCCAAATGCACTAAGGGAAGCAAGGTGTTAATGGCGAAAACAACTTTTGCGATGTATGAGATTTATGCTAGACAAATTGGAGCTGAAATTATCAAGACCCCTAGCCATAGCCATGAAATTTTGGAATTTAAACAACTATATTCACAGCATAAACCTGATATTGTATTTTTATGTCTTCCCAATAATCCATTAGGAGAATGTTTAGATAAAAGTGACGTATTTGAGTTTATTTCTCAAACTGATCCTGATACGCTGATAATTATTGATGGAGCTTATCAAGAGTTTGCCAAAGCTAAGGATAAAAGTAAAGCTATTGATCCCAAAGAGCTTCTTGAGAGATTTGAGAATGTCATTTATTTGGGTACTTTTTCTAAAGCTTATGGATTAGGGGGGATGAGAGTCGGTTATGGTTTGGCTTCAAATGAAATTATCGAGGCTTTGCACAAAATCCGACCTCCTTTTAATATTGGGGTTTTGAGTTTGCTTGCTGCGATTGAAGCACTTAAAGATGAGGATTTTGTTGAAACTTGTATTAAATATACTTTTGAAGAAATGCTCAGGTATGAGAGTTTTGCATATGCACACGGCATTACATTTATTCCGTCTTGGACAAATTTTATCACTTATATTTTGGATGATAAATTTAGTGGAACTCAAGTAGCTGATTGGCTTTTGAGAAGGGGTGTGATTGTCAGAAATCTTAAGTCTTATGGAATCAATGCGATTAGAATTACGATTGGCACCGAAAAACAAAATGACAGGGTGTTTGAATTAATGAAAGAATTTTTGCAGTAA
- the fliF gene encoding flagellar basal-body MS-ring/collar protein FliF has translation MDIKALFQQVATLFAKFNKKQKIVIVSAVVLTVAFIVFLLIFPIGEKKYGDNSYGVLFEGMNASDNALILQYLQQNQIPYKVPKDDTILIPKDRVYEERIALASQGIPKTSKVGFEIFDVKDFGATDFDQNIKFIRAIEGELSRTIESLNPIEKASVHIAIPKDSVFVSREVLPTASVMLKIKTNMRLLPAQIVGIKNLVAASVSKLTPENVKLVNENGEPLGEGDDFSTSKELAATQLKYKQNFENILEGKIINILSPIVGGSDKVVARVNADFDFSQKKSTKETYDPNNVVRSEQNLEEKREGAQPKQIGGVPGAVSNIGPVQGLDDNNLKEKYEKSQNTTNYEVGKTVSEIKGEFGVLARLSAAVVVDGRYKKVTEGGMDKVEYTPLSEDEMQKIDSLVKQAIGYNQTRGDDVTVSNFEFDAKAGNYIPMSTFEKVSSNVEKYLGPFMPLLKYLLVVVVIFIFYKKVISPFAERMLEIQESEEDKVESLFEINDEDDTDLNKFSEIRKRVEDQLGLSSNFSEDEVKYDVLLEKIKTSIEEKPEEIAALFKTLIKDEIAPEGRA, from the coding sequence TTGGACATCAAAGCTCTATTTCAACAGGTTGCGACACTTTTTGCCAAATTTAACAAAAAACAAAAAATTGTTATTGTTTCTGCTGTTGTTTTAACTGTAGCATTTATTGTGTTTTTATTGATTTTTCCAATAGGGGAAAAGAAATATGGCGATAATAGTTACGGGGTTTTGTTTGAAGGAATGAATGCTAGCGATAATGCTTTGATTTTACAATATTTGCAACAAAATCAAATTCCTTATAAAGTGCCTAAAGATGATACGATTTTGATTCCCAAAGATAGAGTTTATGAGGAAAGAATCGCATTAGCTTCACAAGGTATTCCCAAAACTAGTAAAGTTGGTTTTGAGATTTTTGATGTTAAAGATTTCGGAGCTACAGATTTTGATCAAAATATCAAATTCATTCGTGCTATAGAAGGGGAGCTTTCCAGAACGATTGAAAGTCTCAACCCCATTGAAAAGGCAAGTGTTCATATTGCCATTCCTAAAGATAGTGTTTTTGTCAGCAGGGAAGTTTTGCCTACTGCTTCAGTGATGTTAAAGATTAAAACAAATATGCGTTTATTGCCTGCCCAGATTGTTGGGATCAAAAATTTAGTCGCAGCTTCAGTCAGCAAACTTACTCCAGAAAATGTAAAACTTGTAAATGAAAATGGCGAACCTCTTGGAGAAGGAGATGATTTTAGCACATCTAAAGAACTTGCAGCGACCCAACTCAAATACAAACAAAATTTTGAAAATATCTTAGAGGGTAAAATCATCAATATCCTTTCTCCTATTGTCGGGGGCAGTGATAAAGTGGTTGCACGCGTGAATGCTGATTTTGATTTTAGCCAGAAAAAAAGTACTAAAGAAACCTATGATCCGAATAATGTTGTGCGTAGCGAACAAAATCTTGAGGAAAAGCGCGAAGGTGCCCAACCTAAACAAATTGGAGGAGTACCGGGGGCTGTGAGCAATATAGGTCCTGTTCAAGGGCTTGATGATAATAATCTAAAAGAGAAATATGAAAAATCTCAAAACACTACGAATTATGAAGTTGGTAAAACTGTTAGCGAGATTAAGGGAGAGTTTGGAGTTTTGGCACGTTTGAGTGCAGCTGTTGTGGTTGATGGGAGATATAAGAAAGTTACTGAAGGTGGTATGGATAAAGTCGAATATACTCCATTGAGCGAAGATGAAATGCAAAAAATTGATTCTTTGGTCAAGCAAGCTATTGGCTATAATCAAACTCGTGGTGATGATGTGACTGTGAGTAATTTTGAGTTTGATGCTAAAGCGGGTAACTATATCCCAATGAGTACATTTGAGAAAGTTTCTTCAAATGTTGAAAAATATTTGGGACCATTTATGCCACTTTTAAAATATTTGCTTGTGGTTGTGGTAATATTTATTTTTTACAAAAAAGTAATTTCTCCATTTGCTGAACGAATGCTTGAAATTCAAGAGAGCGAAGAAGATAAGGTTGAATCTTTGTTTGAGATTAATGATGAAGATGATACCGATCTCAATAAGTTCAGTGAAATTAGAAAGCGGGTGGAAGATCAGCTTGGTCTCAGTAGTAATTTTAGTGAAGATGAAGTAAAATATGATGTCTTACTTGAAAAAATTAAGACAAGCATTGAAGAGAAACCCGAAGAGATTGCTGCCTTGTTTAAGACATTGATTAAAGATGAGATAGCCCCTGAAGGAAGGGCATAG
- the exbD gene encoding TonB system transport protein ExbD, with amino-acid sequence MRIKKGEGLNIVPFIDIMLVLLAIVLSVSTFIAQGKIAIDLPEADSAQKQNNDDKKVTIVVDANNTIYVDDKPNTLEELKTLIDNTDSKTLVELRSDKDSKFETFVKIIDLLKEKNHENFAISTKTN; translated from the coding sequence ATGAGAATTAAAAAAGGTGAAGGATTAAATATTGTTCCTTTCATTGATATTATGTTGGTGCTTTTGGCTATTGTTTTGAGCGTTTCAACTTTCATTGCGCAAGGAAAAATAGCCATTGATTTGCCTGAGGCCGATTCTGCGCAAAAGCAAAATAATGATGATAAAAAAGTGACCATTGTCGTGGATGCTAACAATACCATCTATGTCGATGACAAGCCTAATACGTTGGAAGAATTAAAAACCTTGATTGATAATACAGATTCAAAGACACTCGTTGAATTAAGAAGCGATAAAGATTCTAAGTTTGAAACTTTTGTGAAAATTATAGATTTACTTAAAGAAAAAAATCATGAAAATTTTGCTATTTCTACGAAAACAAATTGA
- the nikR gene encoding nickel-responsive transcriptional regulator NikR — protein MYPKEQDSIIRFSVSLQQNLLDELDSRIIRNGYSSRSELVRDMIREKLVEDNWENQTLDSSIAVLVIVYDHHQRELNQKMIDVQHHNTAAILCNTHVHIDNHNCLETIILKGSPSEIQKLSLEIGGLKGVKFAKLTKTLSFDKDK, from the coding sequence ATGTACCCAAAAGAACAAGATTCCATTATAAGATTCTCAGTATCCTTGCAACAAAACTTATTAGATGAGCTTGATAGCCGCATCATTAGAAATGGATATTCCTCACGTTCTGAACTCGTTAGAGATATGATTCGTGAAAAACTTGTCGAAGACAACTGGGAAAATCAAACCCTTGATTCTAGCATTGCAGTTTTAGTCATCGTCTATGATCACCATCAAAGAGAACTCAATCAAAAAATGATTGATGTACAGCACCATAATACGGCTGCCATCTTATGTAATACTCACGTGCATATAGATAATCATAATTGCCTCGAAACCATCATCCTCAAAGGCTCTCCTTCAGAAATTCAAAAACTGAGCTTAGAGATTGGAGGACTAAAAGGCGTGAAATTTGCTAAACTTACAAAAACATTAAGTTTTGACAAAGACAAATAA
- the nadD gene encoding nicotinate (nicotinamide) nucleotide adenylyltransferase, whose translation MNIAIYGGSFDPPHTAHLQIIQTALEKLDIDKLIVIVAYQNPFKKPCLFSAEERYEWMVQLNKNLTKVEVSNMEIIQKKPIASIRSVLNIKEKFNPKKIYFIIGEDNLPNLHKWHRYEELKELVEFVIIEREGYEAQTLETLRKISLPNLKYKISSSQIKKNLSINQFSKDLPENIKTEVIKSYKELH comes from the coding sequence ATGAATATCGCTATTTACGGAGGAAGTTTTGATCCACCCCATACCGCTCATCTTCAAATCATTCAAACAGCACTTGAAAAATTAGACATTGATAAGCTTATTGTAATCGTAGCCTATCAAAATCCTTTTAAAAAACCTTGCTTGTTTAGTGCTGAAGAACGTTATGAATGGATGGTACAACTCAATAAAAACCTAACTAAAGTTGAAGTCAGCAATATGGAAATAATTCAAAAAAAACCTATCGCAAGCATTCGAAGCGTTTTAAATATCAAAGAAAAATTCAATCCCAAAAAAATATATTTTATTATCGGCGAAGACAACTTACCCAATCTGCACAAATGGCATCGATATGAAGAACTCAAAGAATTGGTTGAATTTGTGATCATTGAACGCGAAGGATATGAAGCACAAACTTTAGAAACCCTCCGAAAAATTTCGCTTCCAAATCTAAAATATAAAATTTCCTCAAGTCAAATCAAAAAAAACCTTTCTATTAATCAATTTTCCAAAGATCTACCTGAAAATATCAAAACAGAAGTTATCAAATCATATAAGGAGTTACATTGA
- the rsfS gene encoding ribosome silencing factor produces MNQRIQKISTLLDEKKAQDIEIFDLTNKDYIVDQVVIATAMAGKHSHSLLDMLKTELKPIGEVFYSTDEESEDWLIADLGDIMIHIFTENHRKKFNLEEFLTQIQKQKFF; encoded by the coding sequence ATCAACCAAAGGATTCAAAAAATCTCAACACTGCTTGATGAAAAAAAAGCTCAAGATATTGAAATATTTGATCTGACAAATAAAGATTATATTGTAGATCAAGTTGTAATAGCCACGGCAATGGCAGGAAAACATTCCCACTCTTTGCTTGATATGCTCAAAACTGAACTCAAACCCATTGGCGAGGTTTTTTACAGCACGGATGAAGAAAGCGAGGATTGGCTAATAGCTGATTTAGGCGATATTATGATCCATATATTTACGGAAAATCATCGAAAAAAATTCAATCTTGAAGAGTTTTTAACTCAAATTCAAAAGCAAAAATTCTTTTAA